From one Solanum lycopersicum chromosome 12, SLM_r2.1 genomic stretch:
- the MMDH2 gene encoding malate dehydrogenase, mitochondrial — MRTSVVRLLARRTSTAGLTRRGFASESAPDRKVAILGAAGGIGQPLSLLMKLNPLVSRLALYDIAGTPGVAADVSHINTRSEILGYAGEEQLGKALEGADVVIIPAGVPRKPGMTRDDLFNINAGIVKSLCTAIAKYCPHALVNVISNPVNSTVPIASEVFKKAGTYDEKRLFGVTTLDVVRAKTFYAGKAKVNVADVNVPVVGGHAGVTILPLFSQATPSANLSSEDIQALTKRTQDGGTEVVEAKAGKGSATLSMAYAGAIFADACLKGLNGVPDVVECSFVQSTVTDLPFFASKVRLGKNGVEEVLGLGALSDYEKEGLEALKPELKSSIEKGIKFANA, encoded by the exons ATGAGGACATCCGTGGTGAGATTACTGGCTCGCAGAACCTCAACCGCCGGCCTCACACGCCGGGGATTTGCATCGGAATCTGCTCCGGACAGGAAAGTCGCTATTTTAGGTGCAGCTGGAGGGATCGGGCAGCCTCTGTCACTTCTCATGAAACTGAATCCTTTAGTTTCCAGACTTGCACTCTACGATATTGCCGGAACTCCTGGTGTTGCCGCTGATGTCAGCCATATCAACACCAGATCTGAG ATTTTGGGTTATGCAGGAGAAGAACAGCTAGGGAAGGCTTTGGAGGGAGCTGATGTTGTCATTATTCCAGCTGGTGTGCCACGGAAACCTGGTATGACCCGTGATGATCTGTTCAACATTAATGCTGGTATTGTTAAGTCTCTTTGCACAGCTATTGCAAAGTATTGCCCTCAT GCACTTGTCAATGTGATCAGCAACCCCGTGAATTCCACTGTCCCAATTGCATCTGAGGTGTTCAAGAAGGCTGGAACCTATGATGAGAAGAGACTCTTTGGAGTGACCACACTTGACGTTGTTAGGGCAAAGACTTTCTATGCTGGAAAAGCTAAAGTTAACGTTGCTG ATGTCAATGTCCCTGTTGTTGGTGGTCATGCTGGCGTAACTATCCTCCCGTTATTTTCCCAA GCCACTCCAAGTGCAAATTTGTCAAGTGAAGACATTCAGGCACTTACCAAGCGTACCCAAGATGGTGGCACTGAAGTTGTGGAGGCCAAGGCTGGAAAGGGTTCAGCCACCCTCTCGATGGC CTATGCTGGTGCCATCTTCGCGGATGCTTGCTTGAAGGGACTGAATGGGGTTCCAGATGTTGTAGAGTGTTCATTCGTACAATCGACTGTGACAGACCTGCCATTCTTTGCATCCAAG GTGAGACTTGGGAAAAATGGTGTGGAAGAAGTGTTAGGATTAGGCGCACTTTCAGACTACGAGAAAGAAGGACTTGAAGCTCTTAAACCAGAACTGAAATCGTCCATTGAGAAAGGAATCAAATTTGCCAAcgcctaa